A genomic segment from Modestobacter roseus encodes:
- a CDS encoding M24 family metallopeptidase: MTRDTAREAGRRERLRAVAAEQGLDAVLVTNLLNVRYLTGFTGSNGALLLRADGRDLFGTDGRYTTQAQAQVPDVELLVDRGTATALAARTTGRVGYESHEVTVDGLRALERAAGDAELVSIRRAVEALRAIKDDGEVESLRRACAVADRALAELAAEGALRPGRTELEVGRELDARMLALGAESPSFETIVATGANSAIPHHRPDATVLRDGDFLKLDFGATVDGYHSDMTRTLVLGQAADWQREVYELVAASQAAGRAALAVGADVVAVDAASRDVIVAAGHGDHFTHGLGHGVGLEIHEAPGISALGAGTLAAGMAVTVEPGVYLPGHGGVRIEDTLVVTADEPELLTLTSKELLVL, translated from the coding sequence ATGACGCGCGACACCGCCCGCGAGGCGGGCCGCCGGGAGCGGCTGCGCGCCGTGGCCGCCGAGCAGGGCCTGGACGCCGTGCTGGTCACCAACCTGCTCAACGTGCGCTACCTGACCGGGTTCACCGGCTCCAACGGGGCGCTGCTGCTGCGCGCCGACGGGCGGGACCTGTTCGGCACCGACGGCCGGTACACCACCCAGGCGCAGGCCCAGGTGCCCGACGTGGAGCTGCTGGTCGACCGGGGCACCGCCACCGCGCTCGCCGCCCGCACCACCGGCCGGGTCGGTTACGAGTCGCACGAGGTGACCGTCGACGGGCTGCGCGCGCTGGAGCGCGCGGCCGGCGACGCCGAGCTGGTCAGCATCCGCCGCGCCGTCGAGGCACTGCGGGCGATCAAGGACGACGGCGAGGTCGAGTCGCTGCGCCGGGCGTGCGCGGTCGCCGACCGGGCGCTGGCCGAGCTGGCCGCCGAGGGGGCGCTGCGGCCCGGGCGCACCGAGCTCGAGGTGGGCCGGGAGCTGGACGCCCGGATGCTGGCGCTCGGCGCGGAGTCGCCGAGCTTCGAGACGATCGTGGCCACCGGCGCGAACTCGGCCATCCCGCACCACCGCCCCGACGCCACCGTGCTGCGCGACGGGGACTTCCTGAAGCTCGACTTCGGCGCGACCGTCGACGGCTACCACTCCGACATGACCCGCACCCTCGTGCTGGGGCAGGCCGCGGACTGGCAGCGCGAGGTCTACGAGCTGGTCGCCGCCTCCCAGGCGGCCGGCCGGGCGGCGCTGGCGGTCGGCGCGGACGTCGTCGCGGTCGATGCCGCGTCCCGCGACGTCATCGTGGCCGCCGGGCACGGTGACCACTTCACCCACGGCCTGGGGCACGGGGTGGGGCTGGAGATCCACGAGGCACCGGGGATCTCGGCGCTCGGCGCAGGTACCCTGGCCGCTGGCATGGCCGTCACCGTGGAGCCGGGTGTCTACCTGCCCGGGCACGGCGGTGTCCGGATCGAGGACACCCTGGTCGTCACGGCCGACGAGCCCGAGTTGTTGACCCTCACGAGCAAGGAACTGCTGGTTCTCTAG
- the efp gene encoding elongation factor P → MATTNDLKNGIVLNLDGQLWTVTDFQHVKPGKGGAFVRTTLKNVLSGKVVDKTFNAGTKVETANVDKRSMTFLYKEGTDFVFMDGDTFEQIYVPEATVGGGADYLLDNTEVTVAVHDDTPLYVELPVTMELVVQHTDPGLQGDRSTGGTKPATLETGAEIQVPLFITTGEKLKVDTRDGRYLGRVS, encoded by the coding sequence ATGGCTACCACCAACGACCTCAAGAACGGCATCGTCCTCAACCTGGACGGCCAGCTCTGGACCGTCACCGACTTCCAGCACGTCAAGCCGGGCAAGGGCGGCGCCTTCGTGCGCACCACCCTGAAGAACGTGCTGTCGGGCAAGGTCGTCGACAAGACGTTCAACGCCGGCACCAAGGTGGAGACCGCGAACGTCGACAAGCGATCGATGACCTTCCTCTACAAGGAGGGCACCGACTTCGTCTTCATGGACGGCGACACCTTCGAGCAGATCTACGTCCCCGAGGCCACCGTCGGCGGCGGCGCGGACTACCTGCTGGACAACACCGAGGTCACCGTGGCGGTGCACGACGACACCCCGCTGTACGTCGAGCTGCCGGTGACCATGGAGCTGGTGGTGCAGCACACCGACCCGGGCCTGCAGGGTGACCGCTCGACCGGCGGCACGAAGCCCGCGACGCTGGAGACCGGCGCCGAGATCCAGGTGCCGCTGTTCATCACCACCGGCGAGAAGCTGAAGGTCGACACCCGCGACGGCCGCTACCTCGGCCGGGTCAGCTGA
- the nusB gene encoding transcription antitermination factor NusB, protein MAARSKARKRAVDVLYEADLRSSDPLQVLRDRVGDDSPPVPDHAVRLVEGVVEQQARIDELIERHAQGWSLDRLPDVDRAILRMATYELLWVDDVPDAVVIDEAVTLAKALSTDDSPAYVNGVLGGIVKAEIPT, encoded by the coding sequence ATGGCCGCCCGCTCCAAGGCGCGCAAGCGCGCGGTCGACGTCCTCTACGAGGCCGACCTGCGCAGCAGCGACCCGCTCCAGGTCCTCCGCGACCGGGTCGGCGACGACTCCCCGCCGGTGCCCGACCACGCCGTCCGGCTCGTGGAGGGCGTGGTCGAGCAGCAGGCGCGGATCGACGAGCTGATCGAGCGGCACGCCCAGGGCTGGTCGCTGGACCGGCTGCCCGACGTCGACCGCGCCATCCTGCGGATGGCCACCTACGAGCTGCTGTGGGTCGACGACGTCCCGGACGCCGTGGTGATCGACGAGGCGGTGACCTTGGCCAAGGCGCTGTCCACCGACGACTCGCCGGCCTACGTCAACGGCGTCCTCGGTGGCATCGTGAAGGCCGAGATCCCGACCTGA
- a CDS encoding transcriptional regulator, which translates to MSTDYSRALGARLRAIRNQQGLSLQGVEDKSHGRWKAVVVGSYERGDRAVTVQRLSELAVFYGVPVSELLPDPRPSSAVTKSTKIVLNLESLGSLPADEAGPLARYASTIQAQRHDYNGKVLSIRAEDLKSLAIIYDMSPDELTTRLIEWGVLSPGPDGVGYATEDDDEPNWGDRRRAPR; encoded by the coding sequence ATGAGCACCGACTACTCGCGGGCACTCGGCGCCCGCCTGCGGGCGATCCGCAACCAGCAGGGCCTGTCCCTGCAGGGCGTGGAGGACAAGTCGCACGGGCGGTGGAAGGCCGTCGTCGTGGGCTCCTACGAGCGGGGCGACCGGGCGGTCACCGTCCAGCGGCTCTCCGAGCTCGCGGTGTTCTACGGCGTCCCGGTGTCCGAGCTGCTGCCCGACCCGCGCCCGAGCAGCGCCGTCACCAAGAGCACCAAGATCGTGCTGAACCTGGAGTCGCTGGGCTCGCTGCCGGCCGACGAGGCGGGGCCGCTGGCCCGGTACGCCTCGACCATCCAGGCCCAGCGCCACGACTACAACGGCAAGGTGCTGTCCATCCGCGCCGAGGACCTCAAGTCGCTGGCGATCATCTACGACATGAGCCCCGACGAGCTGACCACCCGGCTCATCGAGTGGGGCGTGCTCTCCCCCGGCCCGGACGGCGTCGGCTACGCCACCGAGGACGACGACGAGCCGAACTGGGGCGACCGCCGCCGCGCTCCGCGCTGA
- the pyrR gene encoding bifunctional pyr operon transcriptional regulator/uracil phosphoribosyltransferase PyrR — MADSTDLPAPPLLGADDLGRVVDRIAHQLIEKAGSSLADLVLVGIPTRGAPLARRLAARVEAFSQQPVDVGSVDITLYRDDLRRRGVRALEDTRLPEAGIDDRLVVLVDDVLFSGRSVRAALDALRDLGRPRAVQLAVLVDRGHRELPIRADYVGKNVPTARSQSVKVKLAEVDGVDSVTVEDA; from the coding sequence ATGGCCGACTCGACAGACCTGCCCGCACCGCCCCTGCTCGGCGCCGACGACCTCGGTCGCGTCGTCGACCGGATCGCCCACCAGCTGATCGAGAAGGCGGGCAGCTCCCTCGCCGACCTCGTGCTCGTCGGCATCCCCACCCGCGGCGCCCCGCTGGCCCGCCGGCTCGCCGCCCGGGTCGAGGCCTTCTCGCAGCAACCCGTCGACGTCGGCAGCGTCGACATCACCCTCTACCGGGACGACCTGCGGCGGCGCGGCGTGCGTGCCCTGGAGGACACCCGGCTGCCCGAGGCCGGGATCGACGACCGGCTCGTGGTGCTCGTCGACGACGTGCTGTTCTCCGGCCGCTCGGTGCGCGCCGCCCTGGACGCGCTGCGCGACCTGGGCCGCCCGCGCGCCGTCCAGCTCGCGGTGCTCGTCGACCGCGGCCACCGGGAGCTGCCGATCCGCGCCGACTACGTGGGCAAGAACGTGCCCACCGCGCGCAGCCAGTCGGTCAAGGTGAAGCTCGCCGAGGTCGACGGGGTCGACTCGGTGACGGTGGAGGACGCGTGA
- a CDS encoding aspartate carbamoyltransferase catalytic subunit gives MKRHLLEAGDLDRDDATLVLDTAAQIEAALAGREVKKLPTLRGRTVVNLFYEDSTRTRISFELAAKRLSADVINFSAKGSSVSKGESLKDTALTLEAMGADGIVVRHGASGAPHRLATWVKGSVVNAGDGTHEHPTQALLDAYTIRQRLGRLDGVRVAVVGDVLHSRVARSNVWLLSTLGAEVTLVAPPTLLPVGVGSWPVTVSYDLDAVLPTADVVMMLRVQGERMNASFFPSAREYSRRYGLDARRMAALPDEAIVMHPGPMNRGMEIAAEVADSPRSTIVDQVGNGVSVRMAVLYLLLGGAPE, from the coding sequence GTGAAGCGGCACCTGCTGGAGGCCGGTGACCTCGACCGGGACGACGCGACCCTGGTGCTGGACACCGCCGCGCAGATCGAGGCGGCGCTGGCCGGCCGGGAGGTCAAGAAGCTCCCCACCCTGCGCGGGCGCACGGTGGTCAACCTCTTCTACGAGGACTCCACCCGCACCCGGATCTCCTTCGAGCTGGCCGCCAAGCGGCTCTCGGCCGACGTCATCAACTTCTCCGCCAAGGGCAGCAGCGTCTCGAAGGGCGAGAGCCTCAAGGACACCGCGCTGACCCTGGAGGCGATGGGCGCCGACGGCATCGTCGTCCGGCACGGGGCCTCCGGGGCGCCGCACCGGCTGGCCACCTGGGTCAAGGGCAGCGTGGTGAACGCCGGCGACGGCACCCACGAGCACCCCACCCAGGCGCTGCTGGACGCCTACACGATCCGGCAGCGGCTCGGCCGGCTGGACGGCGTGCGGGTCGCCGTCGTCGGCGACGTGCTGCACAGCCGGGTCGCCCGCTCCAACGTGTGGCTGCTGTCCACCCTCGGCGCCGAGGTCACCCTGGTCGCCCCACCCACCCTGCTGCCGGTGGGCGTGGGCAGCTGGCCGGTGACGGTCTCCTACGACCTGGACGCCGTCCTGCCCACCGCCGACGTGGTGATGATGCTGCGGGTGCAGGGCGAGCGGATGAACGCCTCGTTCTTCCCCAGCGCACGGGAGTACAGCCGCCGCTACGGCCTGGACGCCCGGCGGATGGCGGCGCTGCCCGACGAGGCCATCGTCATGCACCCGGGCCCGATGAACCGGGGCATGGAGATCGCCGCCGAGGTGGCCGACTCGCCCCGCTCGACCATCGTCGACCAGGTCGGCAACGGCGTGAGCGTGCGCATGGCCGTCCTGTACCTGCTGCTGGGAGGAGCTCCCGAATGA
- a CDS encoding dihydroorotase: protein MTLIKGARPYGEDAVDIRVQDGRIAEIGPDLSVDGAQLVDAAGLVALPGLVDLHTHLREPGREDAETVETGSRAAALGGFTAVHAMANTDPVADTAGVVEQVWRLGQEAGLVDVVPVGAVTVGLRGERLAELGAMADSAARVRVFSDDGHCVADPALMRRALEYVKAFDGVVAQHAEEPRLTVGAQMNEGDRSARLGLAGWPAAAEEAVIARDVLLAGHVGARLHVCHVSTAGSVEILRWAKSRGVQVTAEVTPHHLLLTDECAEGYDPVFKVNPPLRTAEDVEALRAGLADGTIDAVGTDHAPHAAEDKESEWAAARPGMLGLEQALSVVVQTMVEPGRLDWRGVADRMSVRPAAIGRLDGHGRPLAVGEPANLLLLDPAHRATVDPAALASRSRNSPYAGRELPGRVVATFLRGVATVLDGKAVR from the coding sequence ATGACGCTCATCAAGGGCGCCCGCCCGTACGGCGAGGACGCCGTCGACATCCGCGTCCAGGACGGCCGGATCGCCGAGATCGGGCCCGACCTGTCCGTCGACGGCGCGCAGCTGGTCGACGCCGCCGGGCTGGTCGCGCTGCCGGGCCTCGTCGACCTGCACACCCACCTGCGCGAGCCCGGCCGGGAGGACGCCGAGACCGTCGAGACCGGCAGCCGGGCCGCGGCGCTGGGCGGGTTCACCGCGGTGCACGCGATGGCCAACACCGACCCGGTCGCGGACACCGCCGGCGTGGTCGAGCAGGTCTGGCGGCTGGGCCAGGAGGCCGGCCTGGTCGACGTCGTCCCGGTCGGGGCGGTCACCGTCGGCCTGCGCGGCGAGCGGCTGGCCGAGCTCGGCGCGATGGCCGACTCCGCCGCCCGGGTGCGGGTCTTCTCCGACGACGGGCACTGCGTGGCCGACCCGGCGCTGATGCGCCGGGCGCTGGAGTACGTGAAGGCCTTCGACGGCGTCGTCGCCCAGCACGCCGAGGAGCCGCGGCTCACCGTGGGCGCGCAGATGAACGAGGGCGACCGCTCCGCCCGGCTCGGCCTGGCCGGCTGGCCGGCCGCCGCCGAGGAGGCGGTGATCGCCCGCGACGTGCTGCTGGCCGGTCACGTCGGCGCCCGGCTGCACGTCTGCCACGTGTCGACGGCGGGCTCGGTGGAGATCCTGCGCTGGGCGAAGTCGCGCGGCGTGCAGGTGACCGCCGAGGTCACCCCGCACCACCTGCTGCTCACCGACGAGTGCGCGGAGGGCTACGACCCGGTGTTCAAGGTGAACCCGCCGCTGCGCACCGCCGAGGACGTCGAGGCGCTGCGCGCTGGGCTCGCCGACGGCACGATCGACGCCGTCGGCACCGATCACGCACCGCACGCGGCGGAGGACAAGGAGAGCGAGTGGGCCGCCGCCCGCCCCGGGATGCTCGGGCTGGAGCAGGCGCTCTCCGTCGTCGTGCAGACCATGGTCGAGCCCGGGCGGCTCGACTGGCGCGGCGTCGCCGACCGCATGTCGGTCCGGCCGGCGGCCATCGGCCGTCTGGACGGGCACGGCCGCCCGCTCGCCGTCGGCGAGCCGGCCAACCTGCTGCTGCTGGACCCCGCGCACCGGGCCACCGTCGACCCGGCCGCGCTGGCCAGCCGCAGCCGCAACAGCCCCTATGCCGGCCGGGAGCTCCCCGGCCGGGTGGTCGCCACGTTCCTGCGGGGCGTCGCGACCGTTCTGGACGGGAAGGCAGTCAGGTGA
- the carA gene encoding glutamine-hydrolyzing carbamoyl-phosphate synthase small subunit: protein MSEALLVLEDGRTFRGEAYGAVGTTVGEAVFSTGMTGYQETLTDPSYARQIVVMTAPHIGNTGVNAEDDESRRMWVAGFVVRDPARRPANWRATGSLDDELVAQGVVGISGIDTRALTRHLRDRGAMRAGISTELDAEQLLARVTASDAMTGADLAPLVSASDPYVVPAVGEKRFTVAALDLGIKTATPRYLAELGVETHVLPATATAEDLLAHGVDGVFISNGPGDPAAADYAVAAVRGVLEARRPLFGICFGNQILGRALGLGTYKLRFGHRGLNQPVLDRVSGTVRVTSHNHGFAVDAPLDRPVDTPFGPVEVSHVGLNDDVVEGLRLVDAPAFSVQFHPEAAAGPHDANPLFGRFVDLMTASKDGAAVTPPPVVESTTGEKEA from the coding sequence GTGAGTGAGGCACTGCTCGTCCTCGAAGACGGGCGCACGTTCCGCGGCGAGGCGTACGGCGCGGTCGGGACGACGGTCGGCGAGGCGGTCTTCTCCACCGGCATGACCGGGTACCAGGAGACGCTGACCGACCCCAGCTACGCCCGCCAGATCGTGGTGATGACCGCCCCGCACATCGGCAACACCGGGGTGAACGCCGAGGACGACGAGAGCCGCCGCATGTGGGTGGCCGGCTTCGTCGTCCGCGACCCCGCCCGCCGGCCGGCGAACTGGCGGGCCACCGGCAGCCTGGACGACGAGCTGGTCGCGCAGGGCGTCGTCGGCATCAGCGGCATCGACACCCGCGCGCTCACCCGGCACCTGCGCGACCGCGGTGCCATGCGCGCGGGGATCAGCACCGAGCTGGACGCCGAGCAGCTGCTGGCCCGGGTCACCGCCAGCGACGCGATGACCGGAGCCGACCTCGCCCCGCTGGTCAGCGCGAGCGACCCCTACGTCGTGCCGGCGGTGGGGGAGAAGCGCTTCACCGTCGCCGCGCTGGACCTGGGCATCAAGACCGCGACGCCGCGCTACCTGGCCGAGCTGGGCGTGGAGACCCACGTGCTGCCGGCCACCGCCACCGCCGAGGACCTGCTGGCGCACGGGGTGGACGGCGTGTTCATCTCCAACGGCCCCGGCGACCCGGCCGCGGCCGACTACGCCGTCGCCGCGGTGCGCGGGGTGCTCGAGGCCCGCCGGCCGCTGTTCGGCATCTGCTTCGGCAACCAGATCCTCGGCCGGGCGCTGGGACTGGGCACCTACAAGCTCCGCTTCGGCCACCGCGGGCTGAACCAGCCGGTGCTGGACCGGGTCAGCGGCACGGTGCGGGTCACCAGCCACAACCACGGCTTCGCCGTCGACGCCCCGCTGGACCGGCCGGTGGACACCCCGTTCGGCCCGGTCGAGGTCAGCCACGTCGGCCTCAACGACGACGTCGTCGAGGGGCTGCGGCTCGTCGACGCCCCGGCGTTCAGCGTGCAGTTCCACCCGGAGGCGGCCGCCGGCCCGCACGACGCCAACCCGCTGTTCGGCCGGTTCGTCGACCTCATGACCGCCTCGAAGGACGGCGCCGCGGTGACGCCCCCGCCGGTCGTCGAGTCCACCACCGGTGAGAAGGAGGCCTGA